From Diprion similis isolate iyDipSimi1 chromosome 5, iyDipSimi1.1, whole genome shotgun sequence, the proteins below share one genomic window:
- the LOC124406295 gene encoding uncharacterized protein LOC124406295, whose translation MKVASTSLVIVAVLACFVHDASAQQNWWERDPDDGTVTIASPRTSTTTPSTVATTPGMPANCPCVTTPQYNPVCGDNRVTYTNEEMLKCAQNCGLGVQLLFYGRCEKLA comes from the exons ATGAAAGTAGCATCAACATCTCTTGTCATTGTTGCCG TTTTGGCATGCTTCGTCCACGATGCATCAGCCCAGCAAAATTGGTGGGAAAGAGATCCAGATGATGGTACAGTGACGATCGCATCCCCGAGGACCTCAACTACTACTCCGTCAACAGTGGCCACGACTCCTGGGATGCCTGCAAACTGTCCATGCGTTACTACACCTCAGTATAATCCAGTCTGTGGTGATAACAGAGTTACCTATACCAATGAAGAAATGCTGAAATGCGCCCAAAATTGTGGCCTAG GCGTACAACTGCTGTTTTATGGACGCTGTGAGAAGCTggcataa
- the LOC124406302 gene encoding spondin-2-like, whose protein sequence is MWFLASFLIILPIFVESRVSRNDICSSNTLAVYKLRMDTHWSNETFPKQYPLFRPAAQFSRLLGMVHDSSYVLWRDGTEAKREIRMVAEKGVGELLEQKKGVQDVFAAPPVVQGVGSTETIFYSDGKHHLVSVISKIVPSPDWFVGLDSYKLCSNGRWISNISVQVGPFDAGTDEGFTFTAPDWRTDPISPITAITSQYPDHPANSFYYPELEALPPLATFHITRERVYRATDGLRGSKKRRYKLARINPVIVPLPNVIGKVTNDGHRRKLPHVKRGHRKSSRQAVDCVLGQWSTWSSCSASCGVGFEMRTRRITKPPKFGGSCSKELQQKQWCGGHTKCIERHFNW, encoded by the exons ATGTGGTTTCTCGCATCGTTCCTTATCATCCTGCCaattttcgtcgaatcaaGAGTATCGCGCAACGATATCTGCAGTTCGAATACGTTGGCAGTATACAAATTACGGATGGACACACACTGGTCAAACGAAACGTTCCCAAAGCAGTATCCGCTCTTCAGGCCAGCTGCTCAATTCTCTCGTTTGTTAG GCATGGTGCACGATTCGTCCTACGTATTATGGCGTGACGGAACCGAAGCAAAACGGGAAATTCGCATGGTAGCGGAGAAGGGTGTAGGAGAGCTTTTGGAGCAGAAGAAAGGCGTTCAAGACGTTTTTGCAGCACCCCCCGTGGTCCAAGGTGTCGGATCGACTGAAACAATCTTCTACTCGGACGGGAAACACCATTTG GTCTCGgtgatatcaaaaatcgtTCCATCGCCTGACTGGTTCGTTGGATTGGACAGCTACAAACTCTGTTCAAACGGACGTTGGATAAGCAACATATCGGTTCAG GTCGGACCATTCGACGCTGGGACCGATGAAGGCTTCACGTTCACGGCGCCGGATTGGCGAACGGACCCGATATCACCGATAACTGCGATCACGTCACAGTATCCTGATCACCCGGCGAACAGCTTCTACTATCCTGAGCTCGAGGCGCTCCCACCTTTGGCGACTTTTCACATAACCAGG GAACGAGTCTACAGAGCTACCGATGGCCTCAGAGGATCGAAAAAGAGGCGGTACAAACTGGCGAGAATTAATCCAGTTATTGTTCCCTTGCCAAACGTTATTGGAAAGGTTACGAATGATGGTCATCGACGCAAACTGCCTCACGTTAAACGTGGCCATAGAAAATCATCAC GTCAAGCTGTAGACTGCGTTTTGGGCCAGTGGAGCACTTGGTCATCCTGCAGTGCATCCTGTGGAGTGGGGTTCGAAATGCGGACCAGGAGAATAACGAAGCCACCAAAGTTTGGGGGCTCTTGTTCGAAAGAGTTGCAACAGAAGCAATGGTGCGGTGGACACACGAAGTGCATCGAGCGTCACTTCAATTGGTGA